A part of Dreissena polymorpha isolate Duluth1 chromosome 13, UMN_Dpol_1.0, whole genome shotgun sequence genomic DNA contains:
- the LOC127854489 gene encoding uncharacterized protein LOC127854489, which translates to MEISSSVKKEMWSNVETTFNANSTGPHRKGSDLEKKWENLTSTQRGIYQDHQRMLTLTGSPPFNSKCTILTEAVMNVIGKEGVDIMGIGPSSLDTSILQLTDMRDDDQQDAEINMTMCTSSAAMSKSVSFNPKRRYTPSMAENGYRSATISPPDKPSPSCCSHCSLHELNALKKRKLELQIQLFEAQLARFDEE; encoded by the exons ATGG AAATTTCTAGCTCTGTAAAAAAGGAAATGTGGTCAAATGTGGAGACTACATTTAACGCCAATAGTACAGGGCCCCACAGAAAAGGGAGTGACCTCGAGAAAAAATGGGAGAACCTCACATCTACACAAAGAGGCATCTACCAGGATCATCAGCGTATGCTGACATTGACTG GCAGTCCTCCATTTAATTCAAAATGCACAATCCTCACTGAGGCTGTGATGAACGTAATTGGAAAAGAGGGAGTTGACATAATGGGTATTGGACCCAGCAGCCTAGACACCTCTATTTTGCAATTGACTGATATGCG TGATGATGACCAGCAAGATGCTGAAATCAACATGACCATGTGTACTTCAAG tgcTGCGATGTCAAAATCAGTTTCCTTTAATCCGAAAAGAAG ATATACACCATCGATGGCTGAGAATGGCTATAGAAGCGCAACTATTTCTCCTCCAGACAAACCTTCACCATCatg TTGCAGTCATTGCAGTCTACATGAACTTAATGCCTTGAAGAAGAGGAAGCTGGAGCTTCAAATACAATTGTTTGAGGCCCAGTTGGCGCGATTTGATGAGGAATAg